In the Halarchaeum grantii genome, one interval contains:
- a CDS encoding DUF6166 domain-containing protein — protein sequence MSGTFDDHATAQTTHHQGEIRYIGSREQGETVVTTHPGGQRLAPERSLRIARHSPSGFAVGYRGSGPAQLALAVLLDYTDNAALAREHYQTFKDEVVSQLEYGADGTWTLTDADIEHVLPDDVAPTA from the coding sequence ATGAGTGGAACCTTCGACGACCACGCGACGGCACAGACCACACACCACCAGGGCGAGATTCGTTACATTGGCTCCCGGGAGCAGGGCGAGACGGTCGTGACGACGCACCCCGGTGGGCAGCGCCTCGCACCGGAGCGCAGCCTCCGAATTGCCCGGCATAGTCCGAGCGGATTCGCCGTCGGCTATCGCGGCAGCGGCCCGGCACAGCTCGCACTCGCCGTCCTCCTCGACTACACGGACAACGCCGCGCTCGCCCGCGAACACTATCAGACGTTCAAAGATGAGGTCGTCAGCCAACTCGAGTACGGTGCCGATGGCACCTGGACGCTCACCGACGCCGATATCGAGCACGTCCTCCCCGACGACGTCGCACCAACTGCCTAA
- a CDS encoding DUF3006 domain-containing protein has product MIDDGTYTAVLDRFEGEQAVLVLEQDGQDVTDYPVPAERLPEAGRQQDAVFDVAIEGGDLVDITYDPGETKSRRESAQQRFDRLSKRPPKRDE; this is encoded by the coding sequence ATGATCGACGATGGCACCTACACGGCAGTCCTCGATCGCTTCGAGGGCGAGCAGGCCGTCCTTGTCCTCGAACAGGACGGCCAGGATGTCACTGACTATCCAGTCCCAGCCGAGCGGCTCCCCGAGGCAGGCCGACAACAAGACGCAGTGTTCGACGTCGCCATTGAAGGCGGCGACCTCGTCGACATCACGTACGACCCCGGGGAGACGAAGTCCCGCCGTGAGTCCGCACAGCAACGCTTCGACCGTCTCTCGAAGCGACCACCGAAACGCGACGAGTAA
- a CDS encoding PAS domain-containing protein, translating to MTETFLTGDEESIDEQGLIADAREDVCILHIEDDQSFSELVATFLQRERDYFTVKTENDPQGGLSRLEEDDVDCVISDYDMPGMNGLDVLKRVREKHPDMPFILFTGKGSEEIASEAISKGVTEYLQKGGGTEQYEVLANRIEQAVARNRAEKQVTRGFQAIEAAHDGISLLDEDGQFIYVNEAYADITGYDREELLGKHWDLLYPENELDRVNKEMLPEARADEWKGRTIYTRKDGDPVKVNHRLAYTEDDTLICTIADIPEAEGIREELSLKERAMDEAPIGIVITDPSQEDNPIIYANDGFVALTGYSRDEVIGQNCRLLQGEETREEQKAEMREAIDDAEPVTVELRNYRNNGELFWNRVSIAPLLGENEELDYFVGFQQDVTERRAVQERNEEWIQTIQELGGVLAHDVQTPLDVIRGRLELARDTGDVEHLEDAEAALDRVEVLTEDLAEVMQTGELVNEKTSVDVSRLVRHIWRTLDVGDASLEVDTDIPEVYADEKALRRMCENLLGNSLEHGEEDVTVHVGRLDEEPGFYVEDDGPGIPQEDREDVFMPGFTTKEDGTGFGMVSVAQIVAAHGWQIRIRDGIDGGTRFEIFATTM from the coding sequence ATGACTGAGACGTTTCTGACTGGAGATGAGGAATCTATTGATGAGCAAGGCCTCATCGCGGACGCTAGAGAGGACGTGTGTATTCTCCATATAGAAGACGATCAAAGCTTCTCCGAACTCGTCGCAACGTTTCTCCAGCGCGAACGCGACTACTTCACAGTCAAGACCGAAAACGACCCCCAAGGTGGACTCAGCCGACTCGAAGAAGACGACGTGGACTGCGTGATCAGCGACTACGATATGCCGGGGATGAATGGCTTAGACGTCCTCAAACGGGTCCGAGAGAAGCATCCGGATATGCCGTTCATCCTGTTCACCGGTAAGGGTAGCGAGGAAATTGCCAGCGAAGCAATATCGAAGGGCGTCACCGAGTACTTGCAGAAGGGCGGCGGGACGGAACAGTACGAGGTCCTGGCCAACCGCATTGAACAAGCCGTGGCACGGAATCGGGCGGAGAAACAAGTGACACGAGGGTTCCAGGCTATTGAAGCGGCACACGACGGTATCAGCCTCCTCGACGAAGACGGACAGTTCATCTACGTCAACGAGGCATACGCCGATATCACCGGGTATGACCGCGAGGAACTACTTGGCAAACATTGGGATCTCCTCTACCCGGAGAACGAACTCGACAGGGTCAATAAGGAGATGCTCCCCGAGGCCCGAGCGGATGAGTGGAAAGGGCGGACAATCTACACCCGAAAAGATGGCGACCCAGTCAAGGTCAACCACCGACTTGCCTACACGGAAGACGACACACTGATTTGCACAATCGCCGACATCCCAGAAGCTGAAGGGATACGAGAGGAGCTGTCGCTGAAGGAGCGCGCGATGGATGAAGCACCGATCGGGATAGTCATTACGGACCCTAGTCAGGAAGATAATCCAATCATCTACGCGAACGACGGATTTGTTGCGCTGACCGGATACTCGCGGGATGAAGTCATCGGGCAAAACTGTCGGTTACTGCAGGGGGAGGAAACACGAGAGGAGCAGAAAGCGGAGATGCGAGAAGCCATTGATGACGCGGAGCCAGTCACCGTCGAACTGCGAAACTATCGGAACAACGGCGAGTTATTCTGGAACCGCGTCAGCATCGCGCCACTTCTCGGCGAGAACGAAGAGCTAGACTATTTCGTCGGGTTTCAGCAAGACGTGACTGAACGCCGTGCGGTACAAGAGCGGAACGAGGAATGGATTCAGACGATCCAGGAGCTCGGAGGGGTACTGGCGCATGACGTACAGACCCCACTCGATGTAATCCGGGGCCGACTGGAATTAGCGCGGGACACAGGTGACGTCGAACACCTCGAGGACGCAGAAGCGGCCCTTGATCGAGTGGAAGTTCTGACTGAGGATCTGGCAGAGGTGATGCAAACCGGAGAGTTAGTAAATGAGAAGACGTCCGTCGACGTGTCCAGGTTGGTCAGGCATATATGGCGTACATTGGATGTAGGCGATGCGTCACTCGAAGTGGATACCGACATCCCCGAAGTGTATGCCGACGAGAAGGCGTTGCGGAGGATGTGTGAGAATCTGCTCGGGAATTCGTTGGAGCATGGCGAGGAGGACGTAACGGTTCATGTTGGAAGACTAGACGAGGAGCCGGGGTTTTACGTCGAAGATGACGGCCCTGGAATTCCACAAGAGGATCGGGAAGATGTGTTTATGCCGGGGTTCACGACGAAGGAAGATGGCACTGGATTCGGAATGGTGAGTGTGGCGCAAATCGTTGCAGCACACGGCTGGCAGATTCGGATACGGGACGGGATCGACGGCGGGACTCGGTTCGAAATATTCGCGACCACGATGTGA
- a CDS encoding DUF7389 domain-containing protein, producing MSDTTNSSSDATADQPTETQHVERTDVGVSITVQLKRGSGTRDEDKIKGKVKAETLADAQEDMDVLREYLHRIAEDARQIQPEVRDD from the coding sequence ATGTCCGATACGACTAATTCTTCGAGCGATGCGACCGCCGACCAGCCGACCGAAACCCAGCACGTCGAACGCACCGACGTCGGCGTCTCAATCACCGTTCAACTCAAACGTGGCTCCGGAACGCGCGACGAAGACAAAATCAAGGGCAAAGTGAAAGCCGAGACGCTCGCCGACGCCCAAGAGGACATGGACGTCCTTCGGGAGTATCTGCATCGGATCGCTGAGGATGCACGACAGATCCAACCAGAAGTCAGGGACGACTAA